TGGTGCGCATCGCGCTGCAGACGCGAGCGGCACGACATGCATCGAAGCCTCACACCTCGTGATGTGCCGCCTCGGCGGATAGCGCCGCGCGCCGCGGCATCAGCTCGACCAGGTACATCGCGGCCAGGATCAGCCCGCCGCCGAGCAGCATGCGCCAGCTCAGCACGTCGCTGCCCAGCAGCACCGCGAACGCGGCGGCGAACACCGGCTCGGTGGTCATCACGATCGCGGCACGGGCGGCCGGCAGGTGCGACTGCGCCCAGGTCTGCATCAGCATCGCGCCGGCGCCGGCGATCAGCGCCATGTACAGCACGGCGAACCAGGCGCTGCGATCGGGAGGCCATACCGGCCCGTGCGGCGCAGTGGCGAGCAGGCAGACCAGCGCGATCGCCACCATCTGCACCGCCGACAGGCCGAACGCCTCGCCCTGCCGCGACCACTGGCCGAGCAGCACGATGTGCAGCGCGTACAGCGCGGCCGAGGCCAGGGTCAGCCACACGCCCAGGTCGACCGAGACGCCGTTGAGCGAGAGCAGCGCCAGCCCGGCGGTGGACAGCAGCACCGCCAGCCACACGATGCCGGCCATATGCTGGCGCAGCAACAGCAGCGCCAGGATCGGCGTGAACACCACATACATGCCGGTGGCGAAACCGCTGACGCTGGGCGCGATCAGCGACAGCCCCCAGGTCTGCAGCAGCTGGCCGGTGCCGTAGATCGCGCCGAGCAGCAGGCCGCAAAGTACCTGCCGGCGGCCGAGCCGCCACACCGGCCGGGCGAACAGCGCCAGCATCGCCACGGCGGCGATCACGAAACGCACGGCCAGGAAATCCGCCACCGGCATGCGCCCCACCACGTCCTTGATCAGCACGAAGGTGGAGCCCCACACCGCGGTCATTGCCAGCAGGCCGACGGTGGCAAGAGTGGTGACAGTGCGGGAATTCATCGGAGAAGAAGACAGCGCGAGGAAGTGCCAGTGTGCCGCAACCTCCGCGGCGGGTACATGCAAACACAGAAGGCCCCGCTACTCGTCCCTCACTGTTCGCCCGTCGCCCGCTTTCTTCGTCCGCAGCAATCGCCACAGCTGCGCCGGGACCTGCACCAGGAAATGCCCCCAGATGCCCAGCCACACGACGCCGGCCGTCAGCGGATTGCGTGCGGCCGGGTCGTGCTTGCGGAACCAGCGCCACATGCCGCGGTGCTTGTGCCGGCTGACGAACACCGGGCGGTGCCGGCTGGAACTGCCCTTGCCGTGCAGCACGCGCACGTCGCCGGCCAGCAGCACCTGGTAGCCGAGGTCGCGCACCCGGCGGCACAGGTCCAGGTCCTCGCAATGCAGGAAGTAGTCCTCGTCGAAACCGCCAAGGCGCTGGAACATCGTGCGCGGCATCAGCATCACCGCACCCGACACCGCCTCGGCCTCGACCACGTCCGCCGGAATCTCCCGCTCGATGTTGACCTTCTCGCCGGGGCGACCGAGCAGGCTGTTGAGCGAACGCTGCAGCAACGGGTCGCGACGCCACGAAGCGGGATCGGGACGGCCGTCGGCATCGCACACCACCGCACCGATCAGGCCGGCCTTGGGCTGGCCGGAGAGCAGGTCCAGCAGGCGCTGCAGATC
This window of the Rhodanobacter soli genome carries:
- a CDS encoding glycosyltransferase family 2 protein, translating into MATPASHRSPFALVLSVIVVSADSGPTLRECVRGVLASTLPLELILVDNNSHDGVPEAIERAHAHDTRLKVIYNYRNLGFGPAANLAAKQAQGQALLILNPDCLLRQGDLQRLLDLLSGQPKAGLIGAVVCDADGRPDPASWRRDPLLQRSLNSLLGRPGEKVNIEREIPADVVEAEAVSGAVMLMPRTMFQRLGGFDEDYFLHCEDLDLCRRVRDLGYQVLLAGDVRVLHGKGSSSRHRPVFVSRHKHRGMWRWFRKHDPAARNPLTAGVVWLGIWGHFLVQVPAQLWRLLRTKKAGDGRTVRDE
- a CDS encoding DMT family transporter, coding for MNSRTVTTLATVGLLAMTAVWGSTFVLIKDVVGRMPVADFLAVRFVIAAVAMLALFARPVWRLGRRQVLCGLLLGAIYGTGQLLQTWGLSLIAPSVSGFATGMYVVFTPILALLLLRQHMAGIVWLAVLLSTAGLALLSLNGVSVDLGVWLTLASAALYALHIVLLGQWSRQGEAFGLSAVQMVAIALVCLLATAPHGPVWPPDRSAWFAVLYMALIAGAGAMLMQTWAQSHLPAARAAIVMTTEPVFAAAFAVLLGSDVLSWRMLLGGGLILAAMYLVELMPRRAALSAEAAHHEV